One Flagellimonas sp. CMM7 genomic region harbors:
- the serA gene encoding phosphoglycerate dehydrogenase, with product MVEVGRKYVFDFDSTLTRVEALDVLAEMTLQGKSNKEEVIQEIQDITNLGIDGDISFTESLERRIQLLKAHKNDLEGLVSELRQKISKSIASNKEFFEKFSDDIYVISCGFKEFIDPIVQEYNIPSERVYANTFKFDQEGNIVGFDEENVLASHNGKIECLKNLDLDGEVQVIGDGYSDYVMREAGIADKFFAYTENVHREKAANNADHVTPNLDEFLYVNDLPRNISYPKNRIKILLLENVHPDAFENLSEDGFSVELVKHSLPEDELIERIKGVHVLGIRSKTQVTQKVLDAANKLLVVGAFCIGTTQIDLEYSKKKGVVVFNAPYSNTRSVVELAIGHIIMLMRNVFTRSSEIHNGTWNKTAANSREVRGKNLGIVGYGNIGKQMSILAEAIGMRVYYYDVADKLPLGNVIKCDTLEDLLSVSDVVTLHIDDNKANKGFIGEREFNQMRDGAMLINLSRGFVVDIDALANALKTGKLGGAAVDVYPEEPRSNGNFETALQGLPNVILTPHVGGSTEEAQRDIADFVPNKIMAYVNSGNTVDAVNFPNIRLPKHTNAHRFLHIHKNVPGVMANISEVLAKYEMNITGQYLSTDDKVGYVITDLDKEYNKEVVKALKNVENTIKFRVLY from the coding sequence ATGGTAGAAGTGGGACGTAAGTATGTTTTTGATTTTGATAGCACCTTAACTAGGGTAGAGGCGTTGGATGTTTTGGCAGAAATGACCTTACAGGGAAAATCTAACAAAGAAGAAGTTATTCAGGAAATTCAAGATATTACCAACTTGGGAATTGACGGGGATATCTCCTTTACCGAATCCTTGGAGCGTAGAATACAGCTTTTAAAGGCCCATAAGAATGATTTAGAAGGATTGGTAAGTGAACTTCGGCAGAAGATTTCTAAATCCATAGCATCAAACAAAGAGTTTTTTGAGAAGTTCTCAGATGATATTTACGTGATTTCCTGTGGTTTCAAAGAGTTTATTGATCCTATAGTTCAAGAATACAACATCCCATCAGAAAGAGTGTATGCCAATACCTTTAAGTTTGATCAAGAGGGGAATATAGTCGGTTTTGACGAAGAAAATGTACTGGCATCCCATAATGGTAAGATAGAATGCCTTAAAAACTTGGACTTAGATGGAGAGGTACAGGTAATAGGAGATGGGTATAGTGATTATGTAATGCGAGAAGCAGGTATTGCCGACAAATTTTTTGCTTATACCGAGAATGTACATAGAGAAAAAGCGGCAAACAACGCCGATCATGTAACTCCAAATTTAGATGAGTTTCTTTATGTGAACGATTTGCCCAGAAATATCTCTTATCCAAAAAACAGGATTAAGATTTTATTGTTGGAAAATGTCCACCCTGATGCATTTGAAAACTTATCTGAAGATGGTTTTTCTGTAGAGTTGGTCAAACATAGTTTGCCAGAGGATGAACTTATCGAAAGAATTAAAGGAGTTCACGTATTAGGAATTCGTTCTAAGACCCAAGTAACCCAAAAGGTATTGGATGCAGCCAATAAACTATTGGTGGTAGGAGCTTTTTGTATAGGCACCACCCAAATAGATTTGGAATACAGTAAGAAGAAAGGAGTTGTGGTTTTTAATGCGCCCTATAGCAATACAAGATCCGTTGTAGAATTGGCCATCGGTCATATTATTATGCTCATGCGTAATGTTTTTACTAGAAGTTCAGAAATTCATAACGGCACGTGGAATAAAACTGCGGCAAACTCAAGAGAAGTTAGAGGTAAAAATCTGGGAATTGTAGGTTACGGAAATATAGGCAAGCAAATGTCCATTTTAGCCGAGGCCATTGGTATGCGCGTTTATTATTATGATGTGGCCGATAAACTGCCCTTAGGAAATGTGATTAAATGCGACACCTTGGAAGATTTACTTTCTGTTTCCGATGTGGTAACCTTGCATATTGATGATAATAAAGCCAACAAAGGGTTTATTGGGGAAAGAGAATTCAACCAGATGAGAGATGGAGCAATGTTGATTAACCTATCAAGAGGATTTGTGGTTGATATTGATGCACTCGCCAATGCGCTGAAAACGGGGAAATTAGGGGGAGCAGCTGTAGATGTTTACCCTGAAGAACCAAGGAGCAATGGAAACTTTGAAACCGCACTCCAAGGACTGCCCAACGTAATTCTTACACCGCACGTTGGTGGGAGTACAGAAGAGGCACAACGGGATATTGCGGATTTTGTTCCGAATAAGATTATGGCCTATGTTAACTCTGGAAATACTGTAGACGCAGTAAACTTTCCTAATATTAGACTACCAAAACACACTAATGCGCACCGTTTTTTGCACATCCATAAAAACGTACCGGGAGTAATGGCAAATATCAGTGAGGTATTGGCCAAATATGAAATGAATATTACCGGGCAATATCTATCTACTGATGATAAGGTAGGTTATGTAATTACCGATTTGGACAAGGAATACAACAAGGAAGTTGTAAAGGCGCTTAAGAATGTGGAAAACACCATAAAGTTTAGAGTATTGTACTAG
- a CDS encoding YihY/virulence factor BrkB family protein yields the protein MSTAIEERLEKIPIINWLVRLLKNIKLKAFEGLSFYDLMEMYVLGIVKGTLSSRASSIAFSLFMALFPLLIFLVTLLPFIIPYASVGNENFDAQFLLFLESFLPSATSDYFGDIYQQIKDQKRGGLLSSTFVISIFLVANGVNAIFGGFENSYHVELTRNFFRQYLYAFMVGLILSILLVIGAVTFVYFEFYIVEYTSEYLGKKLGYDIEKSDTIGIQVTKILFFMLLSYLTTAILYYFGTAEGRKAKFFSAGALMTTLLFVLTSYLFGVYVEKFARYNEFYGALGGLLILMVFIWLNSNILLLGFELNATLNSLKKKHEKQLKA from the coding sequence ATGTCGACAGCCATAGAAGAACGATTAGAAAAAATCCCAATTATTAATTGGCTGGTCAGGTTGTTGAAAAACATAAAACTAAAGGCATTTGAGGGGCTTTCCTTTTACGATTTAATGGAAATGTACGTGTTGGGAATTGTAAAAGGCACACTATCCTCAAGAGCCAGTTCCATTGCTTTCAGTTTGTTTATGGCGCTGTTTCCTTTGCTCATATTCTTGGTTACACTTTTGCCGTTTATCATCCCTTATGCAAGTGTGGGAAACGAAAATTTTGATGCACAGTTCTTGCTGTTCCTAGAATCTTTTTTGCCATCTGCAACCAGTGATTACTTTGGGGATATTTATCAACAGATAAAGGACCAAAAGCGTGGAGGATTGTTATCTTCAACCTTTGTGATTTCCATTTTTCTGGTAGCCAATGGCGTAAATGCAATTTTCGGGGGCTTTGAAAATTCGTATCATGTGGAGCTCACCAGAAATTTTTTCAGACAATATTTGTATGCTTTTATGGTAGGATTAATTCTTTCCATTTTACTGGTTATAGGAGCAGTGACATTTGTATACTTTGAGTTTTATATAGTTGAATATACTAGCGAGTATTTAGGAAAGAAACTGGGGTATGATATTGAAAAAAGTGACACCATAGGCATTCAGGTAACCAAAATCTTGTTCTTTATGTTGCTTTCTTATCTTACTACGGCCATTCTCTATTACTTTGGAACGGCAGAAGGAAGAAAGGCAAAATTCTTTTCCGCGGGAGCACTTATGACTACATTGTTGTTTGTACTGACTTCCTATCTTTTTGGGGTGTATGTGGAAAAGTTTGCCAGATACAACGAGTTTTATGGAGCTTTGGGAGGACTATTGATTTTAATGGTGTTTATTTGGTTAAATTCCAATATTCTGTTGCTTGGATTTGAACTGAACGCAACGCTAAATTCTTTAAAGAAAAAACATGAAAAACAGCTTAAGGCTTGA
- the nadC gene encoding carboxylating nicotinate-nucleotide diphosphorylase has protein sequence MITQDQFQKEIVLIIANAIREDVGDGDHSSLACIPEETMGKAKLLVKDEGIIAGVEFAKQVFEYVDPNLKLETRITDGTPVKYGDIAFYVSGSSQSILKAERLVLNAMQRMSAIATKTKSYVQLLEGTSTKILDTRKTTPGIRALEKWAVKIGGGENHRFALYDMIMLKDNHIDFAGGITEAIQKTRQYLLDTNRDLKIIVEARNLKEVEEILQSEGVYRILLDNFNYEDTKTAVALIGDRCLTESSGGINESTIRHYAECGVDYISSGALTHSVHNLDLSLKAV, from the coding sequence ATGATTACCCAGGATCAATTCCAAAAAGAAATAGTACTTATTATAGCAAATGCCATTCGTGAAGATGTTGGGGATGGCGATCATAGTTCTCTGGCATGTATTCCAGAGGAAACTATGGGCAAGGCCAAATTATTGGTAAAAGATGAAGGTATCATTGCCGGTGTTGAGTTTGCAAAACAAGTTTTTGAATATGTAGATCCTAATTTAAAATTGGAAACACGTATTACTGACGGCACTCCCGTAAAGTATGGAGACATTGCTTTTTATGTTTCAGGGAGTTCCCAGAGTATTCTTAAAGCAGAAAGATTAGTGTTGAATGCTATGCAACGTATGAGTGCGATTGCTACAAAGACCAAGAGCTACGTTCAGCTTCTAGAAGGAACCAGTACTAAAATTTTGGACACTAGAAAAACTACTCCCGGAATTAGAGCTCTAGAGAAATGGGCTGTTAAAATTGGAGGAGGAGAGAATCACAGGTTTGCCTTGTATGATATGATTATGCTTAAAGATAACCATATAGATTTTGCGGGAGGAATAACGGAGGCTATACAAAAGACCAGACAATACTTATTGGACACCAACAGAGATTTAAAGATTATTGTAGAGGCAAGAAATTTGAAAGAAGTTGAAGAAATACTTCAATCTGAAGGGGTCTACAGAATTCTATTGGACAATTTTAATTACGAGGATACCAAGACAGCAGTTGCATTAATCGGAGATCGTTGTCTTACAGAATCTTCGGGAGGAATAAATGAAAGTACAATAAGGCATTACGCTGAGTGTGGTGTGGATTATATTTCTTCAGGAGCATTGACCCATTCTGTCCATAATTTGGATTTAAGCCTTAAAGCAGTTTAA
- the rlmH gene encoding 23S rRNA (pseudouridine(1915)-N(3))-methyltransferase RlmH, with protein sequence MQITLIAIGKTDSSELSKLIAIYEKRLKHYVKFQFLVIPDIKNSKNLSEVLQKEKEGELILKQIQPADTLAILDDKGKQFTSVEFSQFLQKKMNSGLKNLVLVIGGPYGFSEALYQRSTEKISLSKMTFSHQMVRLFLVEQLYRSFTILRNEPYHHQ encoded by the coding sequence ATGCAAATTACATTAATTGCCATTGGTAAAACAGATAGCTCCGAACTCTCCAAACTTATAGCTATTTATGAGAAGCGACTAAAACATTATGTGAAATTTCAATTTTTGGTAATTCCTGATATCAAAAACAGTAAAAACCTTTCCGAGGTTCTACAAAAAGAAAAAGAAGGGGAATTGATTCTTAAACAAATACAACCTGCCGATACATTGGCTATTTTGGATGATAAAGGAAAACAATTTACATCTGTGGAATTTTCTCAGTTTCTACAAAAAAAAATGAACAGCGGTCTAAAAAACCTCGTATTGGTCATTGGAGGGCCTTATGGTTTTAGTGAAGCTTTGTACCAAAGAAGTACTGAAAAAATAAGTCTATCGAAGATGACATTTTCTCATCAAATGGTACGTTTGTTTTTGGTTGAGCAATTATATAGAAGCTTTACTATTTTACGGAATGAACCTTATCATCATCAATAA
- a CDS encoding type IV pili methyl-accepting chemotaxis transducer N-terminal domain-containing protein, producing MTQYSLNQQRSTALIVNLSGKQRMLSQRLLNELYSCRYHNCDYAEMKLTLSRLYQMNKFLQEGNEGLKLEPLDDEEILREFRRLEPHLEWLNSELKNFQNFKNVSFIDVRYRVDRFLFIMDGIVNQFQKKAEKDIRTMMIIEVELAIFSIVIILFEIFFIVNPIINRIVDQKKKLSEIAWHQSHVFNSHMKNIADLQYVLKVEKNPERQREIYGFIEEELNHLKKVSENMVKSLEETADGPKPHHLMIEKVEGFLEKYKLLGTDKVVIDDDKVHSVK from the coding sequence ATGACCCAGTATTCATTGAACCAACAAAGATCTACTGCGCTAATTGTAAACCTTTCCGGAAAGCAGCGAATGCTCAGTCAACGATTGCTCAATGAGCTTTATTCTTGCAGGTACCATAACTGTGATTATGCTGAAATGAAACTCACTCTGAGTAGGTTGTATCAAATGAACAAGTTCTTGCAAGAAGGAAATGAGGGCCTTAAACTAGAACCCTTGGATGACGAAGAAATTCTTCGAGAATTTAGGAGACTGGAACCTCACTTGGAATGGTTAAATAGTGAATTAAAGAATTTTCAAAATTTTAAAAACGTTTCCTTTATTGATGTCAGATATCGAGTAGACCGGTTTTTGTTTATTATGGATGGTATTGTAAACCAGTTTCAGAAAAAAGCCGAAAAAGATATCCGGACCATGATGATTATAGAAGTGGAACTGGCCATATTTTCTATTGTCATCATACTTTTCGAGATATTCTTTATTGTAAATCCCATAATAAACAGAATTGTTGACCAAAAGAAAAAGCTTTCAGAAATAGCATGGCATCAATCCCATGTGTTTAATTCCCACATGAAGAATATTGCAGACCTTCAATATGTTTTAAAAGTGGAGAAAAACCCAGAAAGACAGAGAGAGATTTATGGATTTATTGAAGAAGAATTAAATCATTTGAAAAAGGTGTCGGAGAATATGGTCAAATCATTGGAAGAGACAGCAGATGGCCCTAAACCACATCATTTAATGATTGAAAAAGTAGAAGGCTTCTTGGAAAAGTATAAACTATTGGGGACGGACAAAGTTGTTATTGATGATGATAAGGTTCATTCCGTAAAATAG